A single Leptolyngbya subtilissima AS-A7 DNA region contains:
- a CDS encoding carboxypeptidase-like regulatory domain-containing protein: MKRLLVALVMCLALVGFPAQADAHQIETFYTLDNQLEFQSLFSSGEPFVGATVNIYAPNNPDEPWMTTTTDREGRFAFLPDESIPGDWEVSIEDDTQSHADYWTVPVGDKGIIYDGISLDSTEDVHYRAAAAFMPLVISIGGALAWLGFTRRRR, encoded by the coding sequence ATGAAACGGTTGCTTGTTGCTCTGGTAATGTGTTTAGCGCTGGTGGGGTTTCCGGCCCAAGCCGATGCGCACCAGATTGAAACCTTTTACACCCTCGACAATCAGCTAGAGTTTCAGTCGCTGTTTAGCTCGGGCGAACCCTTTGTTGGAGCAACGGTTAACATCTATGCCCCCAACAACCCCGACGAGCCCTGGATGACGACCACCACCGATCGCGAGGGCCGCTTCGCGTTTTTGCCCGACGAGTCGATCCCGGGTGACTGGGAAGTCTCGATTGAAGACGATACCCAAAGCCATGCTGACTACTGGACTGTGCCCGTAGGCGACAAGGGCATCATCTATGACGGCATCAGCCTCGACTCGACTGAAGATGTGCACTACCGCGCCGCCGCTGCGTTCATGCCGCTGGTGATCTCGATTGGTGGAGCGCTGGCCTGGCTAGGGTTTACCCGCCGCCGTCGCTAG
- a CDS encoding acetamidase/formamidase family protein, giving the protein MIRQWRFGLLGLGLAVALGFSGLMINRAIAQTPQEHYLAANADTVHWGYFSQSLEPKLTVNSGDIVTVETLTHHANDDASLMVMGDPGAESVFAWTPEGKGVDRRGAGSVDPEVYTTGAGEGAGVHVLTGPIYVNGAEPGDVLEVKILDVAPRPSGNPEYQGRTFGSNAAAWWGFHYKDLIEDPKPREVITIYELDATETEDYATALYNFRWTPQTDPFGVVHETIDYPGVPVDPATIDKNYEVLEGVKVPIRPHFGLIGLAPREADFVDSVPPSYFGGNIDNWRIGEGATMYYPIAVEGALLSLGDPHAAQGDSELSGTAIETSLTGKIQVTVHKQSDLAGTILEDLYYPLLENDEEYVVHGFSYANYLEELGDTAQKDIFGQSSIDKAMRDAFHKMRHFLMTTQGMGEDEAISLMSVATDFGVTQIVDGNWGVHGVIKKAVLPGV; this is encoded by the coding sequence ATGATTAGACAATGGCGTTTTGGCCTGCTGGGGCTGGGCTTGGCAGTGGCCTTGGGCTTTAGCGGGCTGATGATCAATCGGGCGATCGCCCAGACACCCCAAGAGCACTACCTTGCGGCCAATGCCGACACCGTGCACTGGGGCTACTTCAGCCAATCCCTAGAGCCTAAGCTCACGGTCAACTCCGGCGACATTGTCACCGTCGAGACCCTCACCCACCACGCCAACGACGACGCCTCCCTCATGGTTATGGGCGATCCCGGTGCCGAGAGCGTCTTCGCCTGGACTCCTGAGGGCAAAGGCGTCGATCGCCGGGGCGCAGGCTCCGTTGACCCCGAGGTCTACACCACGGGCGCGGGTGAAGGGGCGGGCGTACACGTGCTAACCGGTCCCATCTACGTCAACGGGGCCGAACCCGGCGACGTACTCGAAGTTAAAATCCTAGATGTGGCACCGCGCCCCAGCGGCAACCCCGAATACCAGGGGCGCACCTTCGGCAGTAACGCAGCCGCCTGGTGGGGCTTCCACTACAAAGACTTGATTGAAGATCCCAAACCCCGTGAAGTCATCACCATCTACGAGCTAGACGCCACCGAAACCGAAGACTACGCCACCGCCCTCTACAACTTCCGTTGGACGCCCCAAACCGACCCCTTTGGCGTTGTCCACGAGACCATCGACTACCCCGGTGTGCCCGTTGACCCCGCCACCATCGACAAAAACTACGAGGTGCTAGAGGGCGTCAAGGTGCCGATTCGCCCCCACTTTGGCCTGATTGGTCTGGCTCCCCGCGAGGCCGACTTTGTCGACTCGGTGCCCCCCAGCTACTTTGGCGGCAACATCGACAACTGGCGCATAGGCGAAGGGGCCACTATGTATTACCCCATTGCTGTCGAAGGGGCGTTGCTGTCGCTGGGCGACCCCCATGCTGCCCAGGGCGACTCCGAATTGTCGGGCACGGCGATCGAAACCTCCCTCACCGGCAAAATTCAGGTCACGGTGCACAAGCAGAGCGACCTGGCGGGCACCATCCTCGAAGACCTCTACTACCCACTGCTCGAGAACGACGAAGAGTACGTTGTCCATGGCTTTAGCTACGCTAACTACCTCGAAGAACTGGGCGATACAGCTCAAAAAGACATCTTTGGCCAGTCGTCTATCGATAAGGCCATGCGCGATGCTTTTCACAAAATGCGCCACTTTCTCATGACCACCCAGGGCATGGGCGAAGATGAAGCGATTAGCCTCATGTCGGTGGCGACCGACTTTGGGGTCACCCAAATTGTCGATGGCAACTGGGGCGTCCACGGCGTGATCAAAAAGGCGGTGCTACCCGGTGTCTGA